One Cardiocondyla obscurior isolate alpha-2009 linkage group LG11, Cobs3.1, whole genome shotgun sequence DNA segment encodes these proteins:
- the LOC139106601 gene encoding TWiK family of potassium channels protein 18, protein MPRGISMRSSLRSRDSSSTSTAVDPRERIKDCCRKLVAFMCTQVGVGGLVVGYAIVGAFGFISIETQGDNETAPICVRDYIRQKYADELWFSTASNQSVNVFNRTAFYVVSNSILLRYQKNITEDKEQKHNCNDLTPSNLWSFPAALMFCLSVFTMIGYGSLVPKTQWGKGATVIYAVLGIPLYVLYFLNMGKVLAQTFKWLYTRLYECTGQRKPGQRVIVPSTACLWVIFGYIIVGSIMFAEWEQWDYLDSTYFCVTSLCKIGMGDLVPGWSQRDFTEDSQTKLIINFVYLLLGMGLIAMCYNLMKEEVFVKARELKEQLNQAMDAIHYKLVTCCKSESTD, encoded by the coding sequence ATGCCGCGCGGCATCTCAATGAGATCCTCTCTAAGGAGCCGAGATTCGTCCTCGACGTCGACCGCAGTCGATCCTCGAGAACGCATCAAGGATTGCTGCCGGAAGCTGGTAGCTTTTATGTGCACCCAGGTCGGCGTGGGTGGCCTAGTGGTGGGCTATGCCATTGTGGGCGCATTTGGTTTCATTTCTATCGAAACTCAAGGCGATAACGAGACGGCGCCGATATGCGTGCGAGACTATATCCGACAAAAATACGCCGACGAACTGTGGTTCAGCACCGCCAGTAATCAATCGGTCAATGTATTCAACCGGACCGCTTTCTACGTGGTGTCTAACAGTATTTTGCTACGttatcagaaaaatattaccgAAGACAAGGAACAGAAGCATAACTGCAACGACTTAACGCCCAGTAACCTCTGGTCATTCCCAGCGGCACTGATGTTCTGCCTCTCGGTGTTCACCATGATCGGCTACGGCAGCCTGGTGCCGAAAACTCAATGGGGTAAAGGTGCGACCGTAATCTACGCCGTGCTGGGCATTCCGCTGTACGTGCTCTATTTCTTGAACATGGGCAAGGTGCTCGCGCAAACTTTCAAGTGGCTGTACACACGATTGTACGAGTGCACCGGCCAACGAAAACCTGGACAAAGGGTCATCGTGCCCTCGACCGCCTGTCTCTGGGTGATATTCGGCTATATAATCGTCGGTTCTATCATGTTCGCTGAATGGGAACAGTGGGACTATCTCGACAGTACTTATTTCTGCGTCACTTCGCTCTGCAAAATTGGTATGGGTGACCTAGTTCCGGGCTGGAGCCAGCGCGATTTCACGGAAGACAGCCAAACAAAACTCATCATCAACTTCGTGTATTTGCTACTGGGCATGGGTTTGATAGCAATGTGCTACAATTTAATGAAGGAAGAAGTATTCGTAAAGGCTCGAGAGCTCAAAGAGCAGCTAAACCAAGCGATGGATGCGATTCATTATAAATTAGTTACGTGTTGTAAATCAGAGTCTACAGATTGA